One genomic region from Prevotella sp. Rep29 encodes:
- a CDS encoding MarR family winged helix-turn-helix transcriptional regulator: MDKGKICKIRDIYRAIAEMEMRFQKRFGLNINEAMLLCMLQEQKGITAGELTKAMGLTHSNMSKVIRSVEKRRFVSRSFDKNDKRMIHFAITKAGMEQLETIKCSEIDIPEMLNELLS; the protein is encoded by the coding sequence ATGGACAAGGGAAAAATCTGTAAGATAAGGGATATCTATCGCGCCATTGCGGAGATGGAGATGCGCTTTCAGAAACGTTTCGGGCTCAATATCAACGAGGCGATGCTCCTCTGCATGCTTCAAGAGCAGAAAGGTATCACGGCAGGCGAACTGACAAAGGCTATGGGACTGACACATTCGAACATGTCGAAGGTCATCCGCTCGGTAGAAAAGCGCAGGTTCGTCAGCCGCTCATTCGACAAGAACGACAAGCGCATGATACATTTTGCCATCACAAAGGCGGGGATGGAACAGCTGGAAACCATCAAATGCAGCGAGATAGACATTCCAGAGATGCTCAACGAACTGCTCTCCTGA